CCCAACGCCAAACAATGTATCGAAAATATCAGCGATCAAGAATTGGTTTTTATTTGCATCGTTGATCCTGCTTGGAAGGAAGAGGATGAAGTGGTTTATTAATTATTCTCTAAAGAATATAAGATTTGGTACAAAGCATCTATTTCTAACGGAAGCGGAGTTCCACTACTATCAACTTGTTGAAAGTCAAGAACTTCGTTGTGTATTGCACGAGTGAGTCCAGTATATGTTGGTAACAACTCTGCAGCGTTAATACCTTCCGAGTCTGCTCTGCCTGCTGGAGGGGTAATTGCTGAAGCTGGATCAGTAGGATCTAGTAGTGCTCCACCATAAGCCTTAGCGTAGTCTTGTTGGTATCTTGTATATTCATCAACATCGACTTCACCATCAGCATTGAAGAATTGATATGCACCTAGGGCTGGGTCTTGTACTGCGATTAAACTTGGATCAGAGTTAACGGATTCTGGTTGTCCAGTTGCTGTATTTAACTGCATTACTTCTGTTGTTGCGGCACCTGTCACTGGGTCTGGCACGTAGCCATATTTAGAATCGATGGTTCTATTATCTCCGTAGATTTGTGCAATTTGGCCTAAAACATCATCAAGATCTTGATCTCCAAAGATATTACCAACATCAGTACCACCCAAGATAGACTCAATTATTCTATTGTGTAACAAAACACGTAATTGATTGTCTTCATCAGATGTCAATGCTTCAAAACTAAAACCATGCATCGCATCTAGTACTCCAGTCAACTGAATAATTCCTTGTTGAATAGCATCAATCTCTTCATCTGAGCCATTAAGAATTGAATTATCAGCACGCCTCTCCAGATCAGCAATTCCTAAATAAAGATTCTTCACAACTTCAGTTTGATTAGGATCATAAGTTAAAAAAGCCTGATCATGCCAGAATTCATCACGAGTATCCCAATAGTCTCTAACTTGGTTAACTTTATCCAGTTGTTCATTAATTGCAGCAATTTGAGTTGCTGCAAAGCCAGTATCATCATTAACGCTTTGCCATTGTTCTAAAGTATTCTCTAATCCTTCAATATTACTATTGAAGAAATTAACCTTGAATTTAGAAAATTCATATGACTGAATAGCTTTGCCTTGATTTGTAAGCCCGCCATCATTATAAATATCATCAACATCAGTACTATTCAAGCCTTCTAAAGATATACCTTTCTTTAGGTTATGCAACATCACTTCTGTTTTAAACAGCTCGACACCAAGAGCTATAACATTTTCATTAGACTCTCCCTTAACTGCAGCTTCATAACGTCTTTCTAAGTCATTTGCAGCCTCATATACATGACTTCTTGATTCTTCCGTACCAGCTGGGTAAGACTTACCTGATTCAGTGTTCCAGAACTCAGATCTTCTTGCAACAAAACCAGATAAATTTTGCATAGCGTTAATGTGAGAATTGATTTGAGCAATTTGAGCTCTGGCAAAGCCAGTATCATCGTTAACACCTTGCCATCTTGCAAGTAAATTATTAAGTCCATCAATTTGACTAGTATAGAAATCTTGTCTTGAATCCAAATACTCTAGACTCTCATTAATTATTGTAGTGATAGCCTTTGAAGCAAGTAACCCTTCTCCCCTAGCACCATCAACATACCTCTGCAAAATCGCAACATCATCCATATCTGTGATGCCATCGTTATTTACATCAAGTAAACCTTTATTAACAGCTATTTCAAGATGATCACCATGTATTGGAACAGCACCATCTGGATAATTAAGTTCTGGATTTCCTTGAACAATATTAGTTAAGTGAGTTATATCATCTTGAGTAATAACAGGAACATCTCCATCATCAACTACTCGACCCAAAACACCTTGATAAATAAATCCAAAAGGTGTAATACTAATAGGACTATCTGGTATGAGAATATTTTCTATGTAGCTTTGAACAGTATCCCCTGTTTCCAGATAAAGATCATCACCACGAGCTCCATCAATAAACTTCATCATTATTCTTAGATCTTCTACACCAGTCTGTCCATCTCCATCAAAATCATAAAAACCCAGATTGAAATTATCCCCTTCTGGAGTATATGCTATGTAATGCCCTGTTGTAAATCCAGCTGGACGAACAGGTGCATCTGCACGATTTGCTGGAGGACTATGAATCATAGAAGCCAATCTAAGTGCATCGCTCATGTCAACATCACCATCACCATTAATATCTGCAAACTGAGCAAGTCTCTCTTCAACAGTCAGAGGCTCAGCGGGTTCAGTAACTCCAGGAAGAGCGGTGAGCATATCAGACATTTGAGTTAAGAAATCTACACTCACTACGCTATCAGCATCCATTGAGTTGAAAGCGGAGAGTCCATTTTGCAAGGCACCAGTGAAGCCAGTAAATCCTTCATCAAAGAAACCTAGATCACCATAGAGTCCAGCTATATCCTCAAACACGCTAGGCATATTTATAGCTACATCAACAAGTGGATTGCTAAGGTCTGCTCTTGCTTGATTCAAATAATTCACAACACTTTGATGCTGCTCAGCAAAACTAGCTTCAATCTCAGCACTTTGATCTGGACTGTATTGAGTTACTTGTCCAAAAATCAAATCCATATCTGCTTGGCTTACCTGTCCATTAATCAAGTCTTCTATAGTACGTCCTTGAGCGATTAATGCGTCTTCAATCAGACCGGTAAGACCACCAAACTTGTAAAAATCAGGTGAGCTTTCATCCTGACTCAAGTATTCGTCACCATAAATCTCAGCAAGCTCTTCAAGTAATCCAAGAGGACTTGGCATTAGATCTGGAGTCCCATTAAGCAATTGCAATTCTTGCCCGCGGCGTGTTAATAGTACTTGAGCTTCAGCGTGCTGCTCGGCTACATAGTTAGAGCCAATACTGTTTTCAAATTCTGTTACGATAGCGTCCAAGTCCGGATTTAATTCAAGCACTTGAGTCAAACTCTCAATTAGAGCTGGATCTAAATTATTGTTGCGCATTTCAGTAAGTACAGCCAAAACTTCTTCTCTACTGATTTGACCATCAGCCTCAGTATCTACTCTTGCAACAAGAACTTCAAGCTCATCTTTTCTAGAGTTATTACTAAGTATCATTGCTACAATATCCGAATCATTCTCAGAACTTGAGCCAGCACGATCAGCCATCATCCTAGTCATCGCTTCTCTATCTGAAATCACACCATTGTTATCACTATCTATATTGTTTAAATTCTCATTGATTCTTTGAGTTGTTTGATTAAACTGCATCAATTCAGCTAGACCACGTTCTGAATTATTCTTACGCAGTTTGATCAAGTAATTCATACTTTCTCTGTCCGAAACAGTTCCATCTTTATTAGTATCAAAAGCATTTTTGTAGGTTAATCTACCTCGATTAACATTGGCTCTTCTTGCATTTGCGGTACGAATTTCACGACCAGAACTTGCTATACTTTCTGTACTAACCAGCCTAGAATTGGCTCCCAATGCAACTCCTGAGCTTTTGGCAATATCATAAATTCGCCCTCGACTAACCCCACCTGACCTTGAACCTGCTCCGGTAATTCGATTCAATCTTGTTGAAATAGAATTAACACCTTGGCTTCTATTGTACCCCTCAACTCCCCTAAGTCTAGATACGTTATCAGTCATATTTAACAAATAAACTTTGCAGGTTAAAGTTCTGTTAACTGAAAAGAAGTTTTGAAATTAATCAACTTGGACAATTCTAGTTTCATCATCAAGATCAATCCTGATCTTCATCACTTTAGTATTTTTTTCTATCAAAAGCATTATTGATTGATCAATTTGTTCTGCCCACTCAATACAAATTATTTTATGCTTAGCAGACTCAAGAATTTCAGCAAAGTCCTCAAAGGCAATCCCCACCTGGTATAGATCATAGTGAAAGAAGTCTAAATGATCCAAATGATATTCATTCATCCCAACAAAAGTGGGACTAGTAATCTTGCCTTGAATCCCCAGTGCATAACCAAGTTCACGAATCAAAGTAGTTTTGCCGCAACCCATGCCTGCATAAAAAAGCAGTGTGGTATCTTCTTTGCTTACTAATAACTGCTTAGCCAGATCTTCAGCAAAAATTTTACTGGCTTCAAGATTGCTGAGTCGGTACTCCATTAATCTAATTCTTTAGCCAATGGCTGCGGTACTTGAAGACCCTCACCACCAAGCATCTTGGCTTTAGCCCCATCTATATATAGATAGACTGGTCTGCCCTTGGCAAGCGTCAAAGCGGTTTCGCGGAACTGTCTAAATCTCACTTGCATAGTTTCAGAACCGCCTCCATTAATGAAACGTGCGCTGATATTAATTTTGACTTCTTTAGGGTTTTCTTCTACCTCTATTAAACGTGATCCTTCAGGTACTTCGGTATTCAGTTCTTGTTTTGACTGTTCCTCCTCAGTAGGACCTAAAAATAATTGTTGAATCGCAACTTCATAAGCAGTTTTATCTTTCGGAACCTTGCGCACAACGGGAATCAAAACAACTCCAAGTTCATCGCTTGCCTTAGTAAAATAAATTGTAACTTTGGGACCATTAATTACGCCACCAAGACCATTTTTATTGCGGCTACAAGCACTCGTCAAGAAGACACTGCAAAAGATAACCAAGATAGAAAGAATCCGTATAAAAGACATATGACAAGCTCCACAAACATCAACGATGCTTGTATTCCTAGAATAGTAACACAAGGAGAAAGACAAGTCGATGTATAGTTGGAGCGTCATAGCAAAGATTCCAAAAAGCAAAGCTTTTTGAAACAGGAGTAAAAGCTAGACCCACTAAACAAGCAGATGGTATATAATGATGCCTATGCAATTCACTAGAAAACTTTCACTCAAACTTGTATTACTATTATTTATTAGCTTCTATTTGCCAAGCGCTGCAGAAGGACTTAAAGTAGCAACGGTAAATTCAAGCAAAATTATCCAAAGCTATTCTCTAGCACAAAACTTATTACAAGACATAGCCAAGGCTGAAGCTGATCTTAATAAGAAGATCCAAGAAAAACGACTGACTCTCGAAAAAGCCAAAGAACAAAAGAAAACTCAAACTGAGTTACAGATGCTTGCTGAACAAATCAGATTAGAACTTGAGCCAGAAGCCAAAAAATTAGAAGCCGATAGCAACAAAAAAAGTGCTGAAGTTGAAGCTAAAATCAAAGCTACAATCGGCGAAGTTGCCAAACTAGCTAAGTACGACATTGTTTTAGTTGAAGAAGCGGTACTTTACGGCGGCACAGACATTAGTGATGAAATACTCAAAAAGCTAGGTAAATAAATATGAAAATTCTAATACTATTAATTGTTATTAGTTTAACAACAAGCCCTTGCTTAGCCAAGATCGCTTCTTTAGATATTGTTGAGATTTACAAAAGCTACTCACTAGTACAAGAGGCAAACCAAGACGTAGACAAGGCTGAAGCAAGCTTCAAAAGAATCCTTGCAACAGCACAAGAAGAGATACTCGCTCTTGAAGCACAAACAGGCAAAGAACAAGAACTAGAAACTAAACGTCAAGAAATCCAAAAAGTTGTAGACCAAAGAGTTGAAGCATTGCAAGACAGCAAAGATTTTTATAATACTCAAATCAACCGCAATATCGCCAGGCTACTTGAGACTTTTGCCAAAGAGAATAAATTAGATTTAATCGTTGAGAAGGGTTACATCATGTCACCAATTGATGACATTACTGCTGAGTTTATCAAAAGACTAGAAAAAGATCTTACAACAACCAAGAAATAAATGAAGCTCAAAGAACTAGCTCAAATAACGGAAGCTAGACTTCAAGGCTCTGAAGACTTAGAGATCAGCTCGATTGCCGCTGAACCAGGCTTGGCAACAGAAGATCAGCTTGCATTGATTTTCCCGCCTCGCTTCGCAAAAGCAAACAGACTACTCAAAGACAGCAAAGCAACCAACTTGCTGGTTTCCGAAGAACTAATGCTCGACGAGGAGTTTCAAGCATTTACAGCAGAAAATAAATTCAATTTAGTTATCGTCAAACGCCCCAAGTTTGCACTTCAACAACTCATTACTCATTTCGAAAAACCACGTGCTCAAGTTCCAGTAGGGATTCATCCAAGTGCTGTAATCGACCAGACTGCCAAAATCGATCCAAGCGCAAGAATTGGAGCTTTAGTTTTTATTGGAGCCAATGTAACTATTGGAGCAGGGTCAGAGATACAGGCTCGCGCCACTATCATGGATAATTCTCAAATTGGACAAGATTGTCTAATCAAGTCAGGTGTTGTAATTGAAGACTACACAGAGATTGGCGACAGAGTAATTATTCATCCAAATACAGTCATTGGATCTGATGGCTATAGCTACACAACTGCAGAACCTAGTAACCTAGAAAAAATGCAACGTAAGGATTTTAATTTCAATATGGATAGGCAGATCCAACACAAACTCAATTCTGCTGGCAATGTCATCATCCAAAATGATGTTGAGATTGGAGCCAATACCAGTGTTGATAGAGGTAGTATCGGAGCAACTATTATTGGAGCAGGGACTAAGATAGACAATAATTGTCAAATTGCCCACAATGTCAAAATCGGCAAAGATGTTTTGATCATTGCCCAAACTGGAATCGCTGGCAGTGCCAAAATCGGTGACAGAGTGACAATCGCCGGACACAGTGGTGTTGGTGATGGAGTTGAAATTGGTAATGATGTCATAGTTGGTGCCTTTAGTGCTATCAATTCCAATCTTGATCCTTTTGTGCCAGTCTTAGGGATTCCTGCTCTACCTTATGGTGAATTTATGCGCAGACAAAAAGCCCTGGCTCGAATTTGCAAACATCAAGATGAATTAAGAAGACTCAAAATCAAGGTTGAAGAACTCAATAAAGTTCAAACAAGTTAATTGCCAGATCATAAACGACTCAAAATCTTTGTAGTGGCAGGTACTAGACCTGAACTTATTAAAGTCTATCCAGCCTACAAGGCTTTTCAAGAGCGCAGTCAAACCAGCATGTCACCAGGGACTGATATTAGACATCAACTTGAAGTCAAGTGGGTTTCAACTGGGCAGCATCCTGATTTAGTGCAAGACCTCTATCATTTTTTTGATATCAAACCCGACCATGAATTTACTATCACCAAGTCAGAAGACCCCGATTTGCAACTTGCAAGTCTCTCAAGTCAAATCATGACTCAAGCTAGTGAATTGTTCTTGCGCGAGAAACCAGATCTAGTGATAGTTCAAGGTGACACCCTAACAGCCCAGCAAGTTGGGCTCGCTGCATTTTATCAGAAAATCAAAGTAGCACATATTGAAGCAGGAATCCGCACCAATAATATCCACAGTCCCTTCCCTGAGGAGTTAGCGAGAAGAATACTTTCTCAAATATCTGACCTCAATTTTGCACCAAGTCAAACAGCACTCATTAATCTAGAAGCAGAGAAAGTAATGCACAAAAAATCCAGCTTTAATTTCTATACTGGCAACACAGTGGTAGACGCACTTGAATACAGCAAAACAAGAATCACTGATGATGATTTTGATTGGTCAGAATTCAAGTTCTCAAGACTCGCGTTCTATCCTGATCTAGAATATGACCTAATCAAAATCCTCGAAAAACTTGCTGGTAAAAAAATAATATTGGTTACAGCACATCGACGGGAGAATATCGGACAGGCTCATCAGAATCTAGCTAATGCAATTCATAGACTAGCCACTGAATCTTCTCAAGAACTTGAGTTTATAATCTCAGTACATAAAAACCCGCAAGCGCGCAAGGCTTTTGAAGACTTGCAAGAGACTGTCACCAAAGAGGCTTTAACCAATGTGCGCATTCTTGACGCGATTAACTATCCGCTCTTTTTGAAACTCATGATGGCAAGCTATTGCATAGTGACTGATAGTGGAGGCATTCAAGAAGAAGCTCCGTATTTAGGAAAACCAGTTTTGGTTTTTAGAAATGAGACTGAGCGAGTTGAAGGCATTGAAGCTGGGCTAGCTAGTTTGATTGGTACCGAGGAGCATGTGGTGCATGGAGCTATTCTAGAGCTAGTCAATGACCCTGCTGTTTATAATTCAATGATTCAAGAAGGCTTGCAACCTTATGGTGATGGGCTAGCAGGGACAAGGATTGCTGATGTGAGTTTATTGTATTTAAAAAAGCGATAAGATTAATCGATATTCAAGCCTATCCCTTCCTTCAAGCCCTTCAACCCTATTAATCTCCTGCAAGCAAGTAGGCGAAGTGATATTAATCTCAGTTAAATAATTACCAATCAAATCAACTCCCGCAAAATAGATTCCATTCTCTAATAAGAAGGGTTTGATCTTGTCACAGATCTCTCTATCTCTATCATTCATAACGTACTTAGCATAAGAACCGCCAACTGCAAGATTGGCTCGAAAATCATTTTCCGGTGGAATGCGCAGTAGCGCGCCAATTGGCTTGCCGTTGACTACGATTATTCTTTTATCACCTTCTAGCTTAATATCAGGAATATACTTCTGAAGCATCATCTGCTCTGATGGACACTCAATGACGCTATCAAGTTCAAGCAAACTAATCCCAGCACCACCAAAACCATCAAGTGGCTTCATAACTACCTTGCCATGATTATTTACAAAAGCCTTGATCTCTGCAAGATCATCAGTGACTATCGTCTCAATAATCAAATCAGGGAAATTCAAAATCATTAATTTCTCGTTCAAGTTAATCAAAGACTCAGGCTTATTTATCACCTTGGCTTTTTTACATTGAGCCATAATTTTGCATTCACGCTTGTACTCATCATCGACAGGAGGATCTTTGCGCATAAAAATATAATCAAAATCCTCTAAGTTCATTGTGACTTGAGAATCAATACTTGCTTGATCCAAGATTAACAACTTTGATTCTTTAGTCGCGTCGGAGCAGAGCGAAGACGGATGGTTTTGGCTTCTAAAAAATTCGTCACTCAATTTTAAAAAACTAGCAGAGCCCGCAGCCTCAAGACTCTTTGTGTAATAAACCGCGTGTCCTAGTCCATGAGCAGCTTGCATCATAGACCAAGTACTGTCGTGATTACGAATAAAACCAGTAATCTCATCAGCGACAAAAGCAATACGATAAATCAAGGGACTAGTCATGATACAACCACCTCAAATTAGGATTCTGATTAAACCAAGTCATTTGCCTCTTGGCATAGACTCTTGTTTTCTTTTGTATCATCTTACGACCCTCAGTTATAGAATAATTACCTTGCAGGTAACCAATCATTTCTTTGTAACCAATAGTGCCCATCAAAGTATCCGTCACACCGTATTTTGCAACTAGAGCTTCTACTTCATGTATCAAACCTTTGTTGATCATTTTAATGACTCGCTTGTTAATTAAATCATACAAGGTTTTACGGTTTTTGAAATTAAGTCCATAGTAAGCTGCATCATATCTATTTTCTGTTTTTTTTGAACGGTTCTCGGAGAGTGGCTTGCCACTGAGTTTGACAATCTCAATAGCGCGAATTACTCGCACTTTGTTTTTCATATCAACATCCTCACGTGCTTGAGGATCAAGCTGGTCGAGCATCTTAGTTAAAACATCAAGCTCCATAGCTTTAAGCTCTTCTCTCAATTCAATATCTCTACCAATATCTGGCATGTCTAGGTTGTCTAATGCCGACCTTATATATAAACCTGTACCACCAACAACAATAGCTCTACCACCTAGTTCTTTCAGACAAAGATCAAAATCATCTCGATAAGCTCCTGCCGAATATTGCTCATTTGGCTTCTTGATATTAATTAAACAGTGTTGAATTAATCCAAGCTCCTCATCACTTGGCTTAGCTGTACCAATATTCATCTCAGCAAAAATCAAACGACTATCAGCATTAATGATAGGTAATTTGAGTTCTTGAGCTAAAGCTAAGGACAAATCTGTTTTGCCGGTACATGTCGGACCGACAATTGCGATAATATCTCGAGGATTTTGCTCAAGATCATCAAGAATGTATGCAAGATGTTCAAGTTTAGCTGACATATTTGTTATTGCTGGCTAAATCTAAAGCTCGACTTAGCTTCAAACCATGTTACCATCTCTTATGACATCTTTATATGTAGCGACATGAATCTAAACACTGACTCCAAACTAGCTAAATATACTTTAATTGCACTAGTTGTCGCAATTGGAGTAGTATCCTTAACGGTTCTTGTAAGTATCCGCTCTTGGTATAAGCCAACTATCAAACTCAACCTACCTAGTCCTGTCACGGTGGTTCTTGATAAAGAAGTAGATGTCTTAGATAGAGTTGCAACAAATGATGCAAAACGCAAAGCCAAGTCTTCAGCACTCAAGAGCTCGGTCAATAAAGAAATTCTGACTGTTGACTTGGAAGCCTTTAAACAAAGTCTAGAAAATCTCAAATTTATCATACATACAATTAGAGAAGAGCGCACTGTTACCAAACCCCTGCCCGATCCACTCAATTCTAAAGTAAGCCTGGGCACGCAAATGGCATTACTAGCAATGGACGCTGACAAATTCAATCAAGTACTACTTAGTACCAACCTTGCTGCTGTTATGAGTAACCCTGCTCAGTTCAATGAATTAATGTCAATGACAGAGATTGAAGCGAAGATATTTTTTGATAGTGTAGGACAACAAAAAGTACTAAACAAAAGGAAACAGGAAGAAATTACTGCACTCGATAAGTCTTTCTTTGACAATATTAGCCGTGTTGACTCTGAGCAGCTGTTTGCAACTGCCTTTACCGTACAAAAGAAAATTCTTGACCTTGGTTTAGTTAGAGGTATGCCACAATCCAAAATCAAAGAGAATATCAAGATTCTTTTTCCCGAAATTGGTTTAATAGAGCTTGATTTAATTCGTAAATTAATCATCAGATCAACTTCTCCTAATATAGAAATAGATTGGGGCAAACTCAAAACTCTTGAACAAGAGGCGATGGACTCTGTGCAAGACGTAATTGTCAGCCTAAAGCCAGGAGCATTACTTGCTACCAAAGGCAAAGTAGTTGAACCACAAAACTACTACTATCTTCAAGAACTTGGCAAGCTCCATCCACAAACCGACTGGGATGAGATTTATAACAACTTCACCATCATTCTAGTCATGGTTTTACTCACAATCTTGTTTAATATCAT
The Cyanobacteriota bacterium genome window above contains:
- the wecB gene encoding UDP-N-acetylglucosamine 2-epimerase (non-hydrolyzing) — encoded protein: MPDHKRLKIFVVAGTRPELIKVYPAYKAFQERSQTSMSPGTDIRHQLEVKWVSTGQHPDLVQDLYHFFDIKPDHEFTITKSEDPDLQLASLSSQIMTQASELFLREKPDLVIVQGDTLTAQQVGLAAFYQKIKVAHIEAGIRTNNIHSPFPEELARRILSQISDLNFAPSQTALINLEAEKVMHKKSSFNFYTGNTVVDALEYSKTRITDDDFDWSEFKFSRLAFYPDLEYDLIKILEKLAGKKIILVTAHRRENIGQAHQNLANAIHRLATESSQELEFIISVHKNPQARKAFEDLQETVTKEALTNVRILDAINYPLFLKLMMASYCIVTDSGGIQEEAPYLGKPVLVFRNETERVEGIEAGLASLIGTEEHVVHGAILELVNDPAVYNSMIQEGLQPYGDGLAGTRIADVSLLYLKKR
- a CDS encoding OmpH family outer membrane protein; translated protein: MQFTRKLSLKLVLLLFISFYLPSAAEGLKVATVNSSKIIQSYSLAQNLLQDIAKAEADLNKKIQEKRLTLEKAKEQKKTQTELQMLAEQIRLELEPEAKKLEADSNKKSAEVEAKIKATIGEVAKLAKYDIVLVEEAVLYGGTDISDEILKKLGK
- the tsaE gene encoding tRNA (adenosine(37)-N6)-threonylcarbamoyltransferase complex ATPase subunit type 1 TsaE; translated protein: MEYRLSNLEASKIFAEDLAKQLLVSKEDTTLLFYAGMGCGKTTLIRELGYALGIQGKITSPTFVGMNEYHLDHLDFFHYDLYQVGIAFEDFAEILESAKHKIICIEWAEQIDQSIMLLIEKNTKVMKIRIDLDDETRIVQVD
- the lpxD gene encoding UDP-3-O-(3-hydroxymyristoyl)glucosamine N-acyltransferase is translated as MKLKELAQITEARLQGSEDLEISSIAAEPGLATEDQLALIFPPRFAKANRLLKDSKATNLLVSEELMLDEEFQAFTAENKFNLVIVKRPKFALQQLITHFEKPRAQVPVGIHPSAVIDQTAKIDPSARIGALVFIGANVTIGAGSEIQARATIMDNSQIGQDCLIKSGVVIEDYTEIGDRVIIHPNTVIGSDGYSYTTAEPSNLEKMQRKDFNFNMDRQIQHKLNSAGNVIIQNDVEIGANTSVDRGSIGATIIGAGTKIDNNCQIAHNVKIGKDVLIIAQTGIAGSAKIGDRVTIAGHSGVGDGVEIGNDVIVGAFSAINSNLDPFVPVLGIPALPYGEFMRRQKALARICKHQDELRRLKIKVEELNKVQTS
- the gshB gene encoding glutathione synthase, coding for MTSPLIYRIAFVADEITGFIRNHDSTWSMMQAAHGLGHAVYYTKSLEAAGSASFLKLSDEFFRSQNHPSSLCSDATKESKLLILDQASIDSQVTMNLEDFDYIFMRKDPPVDDEYKRECKIMAQCKKAKVINKPESLINLNEKLMILNFPDLIIETIVTDDLAEIKAFVNNHGKVVMKPLDGFGGAGISLLELDSVIECPSEQMMLQKYIPDIKLEGDKRIIVVNGKPIGALLRIPPENDFRANLAVGGSYAKYVMNDRDREICDKIKPFLLENGIYFAGVDLIGNYLTEINITSPTCLQEINRVEGLEGRDRLEYRLILSLF
- a CDS encoding OmpH family outer membrane protein → MKILILLIVISLTTSPCLAKIASLDIVEIYKSYSLVQEANQDVDKAEASFKRILATAQEEILALEAQTGKEQELETKRQEIQKVVDQRVEALQDSKDFYNTQINRNIARLLETFAKENKLDLIVEKGYIMSPIDDITAEFIKRLEKDLTTTKK
- the miaA gene encoding tRNA (adenosine(37)-N6)-dimethylallyltransferase MiaA, with product MSAKLEHLAYILDDLEQNPRDIIAIVGPTCTGKTDLSLALAQELKLPIINADSRLIFAEMNIGTAKPSDEELGLIQHCLINIKKPNEQYSAGAYRDDFDLCLKELGGRAIVVGGTGLYIRSALDNLDMPDIGRDIELREELKAMELDVLTKMLDQLDPQAREDVDMKNKVRVIRAIEIVKLSGKPLSENRSKKTENRYDAAYYGLNFKNRKTLYDLINKRVIKMINKGLIHEVEALVAKYGVTDTLMGTIGYKEMIGYLQGNYSITEGRKMIQKKTRVYAKRQMTWFNQNPNLRWLYHD
- a CDS encoding GerMN domain-containing protein, with the translated sequence MSFIRILSILVIFCSVFLTSACSRNKNGLGGVINGPKVTIYFTKASDELGVVLIPVVRKVPKDKTAYEVAIQQLFLGPTEEEQSKQELNTEVPEGSRLIEVEENPKEVKINISARFINGGGSETMQVRFRQFRETALTLAKGRPVYLYIDGAKAKMLGGEGLQVPQPLAKELD